From the genome of Campylobacter magnus, one region includes:
- a CDS encoding YebC/PmpR family DNA-binding transcriptional regulator — MGRAFEYRRASKEARWDKMSKLFPKLGKAITIAAKEGGTDPDMNPKLRTAIATAKAQNMPKDNIDAAIKRANGKDSADIKTIFYDGKGAHGVQIIVETATDNPTRTVANIKSIFNKNGGEMLPSGSLNFMFSRKAVFSCEPYGGDTDELELALIDAGLEEMESSDDELRIIGDYTAFGTLSAALEENSLVIKKGALEFLPNSTISLNDEQMSELEKLLDKLEDDDDVQAVYTNVE, encoded by the coding sequence ATGGGAAGAGCATTTGAATACCGCAGAGCAAGCAAAGAAGCACGCTGGGATAAGATGAGCAAGCTATTTCCAAAGCTTGGCAAGGCAATTACAATAGCTGCAAAAGAGGGCGGAACTGACCCTGATATGAACCCAAAACTTCGCACCGCAATCGCAACTGCTAAGGCACAAAATATGCCAAAAGACAACATCGATGCTGCGATAAAAAGGGCAAATGGCAAGGACAGCGCGGATATCAAAACTATATTTTACGATGGCAAAGGCGCACACGGCGTTCAAATCATAGTAGAGACCGCAACTGATAATCCAACTCGCACCGTAGCAAATATAAAATCAATTTTTAACAAAAACGGCGGCGAAATGCTGCCTTCTGGCTCACTAAATTTTATGTTTTCTCGCAAGGCTGTATTTAGCTGTGAGCCTTATGGGGGCGATACTGACGAGCTAGAACTTGCACTAATAGACGCTGGGCTTGAAGAGATGGAGAGCAGCGATGACGAGCTTCGCATAATAGGCGATTACACGGCTTTTGGCACGCTTAGCGCAGCACTTGAAGAAAACTCACTTGTGATAAAAAAAGGAGCTTTGGAATTCTTACCAAACTCTACTATATCGCTAAACGATGAGCAAATGAGCGAGCTTGAAAAGCTGCTTGATAAGCTTGAAGATGATGATGATGTGCAAGCTGTCTATACTAATGTAGAGTAA
- a CDS encoding heavy-metal-associated domain-containing protein codes for MTFEANNINCQNCANTIISELKEDFGEISVDLSVSPRRVSVELDESKEQGFKEAMSELGFDVIKRID; via the coding sequence ATGACTTTTGAAGCAAATAATATAAACTGCCAAAACTGCGCAAATACTATAATCTCAGAGCTTAAAGAGGATTTTGGCGAGATTAGCGTTGATCTTAGCGTAAGCCCACGCCGTGTAAGCGTGGAGCTTGATGAGAGCAAAGAACAAGGCTTTAAAGAGGCAATGAGCGAACTTGGCTTTGATGTGATAAAAAGAATTGATTAA
- a CDS encoding heavy metal translocating P-type ATPase, translating to MSKLHLNITGMTCVNCANAITRATKKIKGVKSANISLSDNSGIFELENKSVEQKIIEKIKALGFGVAHDFNELLMAQAKEQKVLAIKLTISAVCSGLIMLFHFGLISASHDFIALSSLILCFLCLLCGTSFYTHALRSLKEKNFDMNTLVSLGVFSAFFYSLFAYFAGSHELYFDSPAMIISFVLLGKFLESKARAKTSLRLKSLMDLKPKIAHLLLADGTEKQIKASELKIGDIISIKPGEHAPSDAIITYGGAEFDESAINGESLPRYKSVGENIFGGSTNINGTILAKIAKNPKESLLEGIISSLQQSASKKLNIARLADKISNIFVPSVIGVSLLTLIIWSFFDVDKAVICAISVLVISCPCALGLATPIAIVCALSKGSKSGILIKNPAIIELIKGAKIVAFDKTGTLTKGSLSVSATSLNDDDLRLAGFLSKASSHPISKAISKYVGTSKGAKGIKELAGLGIEYEENGVLMLLGSIKLLQNHGVVLNESQKEQILAQNAALALLAVGGEYRGFIALSDEIKEGAKELISKLKAKGLKCVMLSGDNEKNAGQISSKLGLDEYYAGLLPNEKVELLRGFGGSAVFVGDGINDALAMKEAMIGVAISNSSDISKDASDIIIIKDDIKALSELFSLGQKALKIIKQNLFWAFCYNALCIPLAAGVFGGAGVFLTPAIAAFAMSSSSVIVVLNSLRLLR from the coding sequence ATGAGCAAACTTCATCTAAACATCACCGGCATGACCTGCGTAAACTGCGCAAATGCTATCACAAGAGCAACAAAAAAAATAAAAGGCGTAAAAAGCGCAAATATTAGTCTAAGCGATAATAGTGGCATTTTTGAGCTAGAAAACAAAAGCGTAGAGCAAAAAATAATAGAAAAAATAAAAGCCCTTGGCTTTGGCGTAGCGCATGATTTTAACGAGCTTTTAATGGCTCAGGCAAAAGAGCAAAAAGTGCTAGCTATAAAGCTAACAATAAGCGCAGTTTGCTCAGGCTTAATCATGCTTTTTCACTTTGGCTTAATTTCTGCTAGCCACGATTTTATCGCACTTTCATCGCTTATTTTGTGCTTCCTTTGCCTGCTTTGCGGCACTAGCTTTTACACCCACGCCCTACGCAGCCTAAAAGAAAAAAACTTTGATATGAACACCCTTGTTAGCCTTGGAGTGTTCTCAGCCTTTTTCTACTCGCTGTTTGCGTATTTTGCTGGCTCTCACGAGCTGTATTTTGACAGCCCTGCGATGATTATTAGCTTCGTGCTGCTTGGCAAGTTTTTAGAGAGCAAAGCAAGGGCAAAAACCAGCCTGCGTCTAAAAAGCCTAATGGACTTAAAGCCAAAAATAGCGCATTTGCTCTTAGCTGATGGCACAGAAAAGCAGATAAAAGCAAGCGAGCTAAAAATAGGAGATATAATCAGCATAAAGCCAGGCGAACACGCCCCAAGTGACGCTATAATCACTTATGGCGGGGCTGAGTTTGATGAGAGTGCGATAAATGGTGAGAGCCTGCCACGATATAAAAGCGTGGGTGAAAATATCTTTGGTGGCAGCACAAATATAAATGGCACCATACTAGCAAAAATTGCTAAAAACCCAAAAGAAAGCCTGCTAGAAGGCATTATTTCAAGCTTACAGCAAAGTGCGAGCAAAAAGCTAAACATAGCTCGCCTAGCCGATAAAATCTCAAATATTTTTGTGCCTAGCGTGATCGGGGTTTCGCTACTAACGCTTATTATTTGGAGTTTTTTTGATGTTGATAAGGCTGTGATTTGCGCTATTAGCGTGCTTGTGATTTCTTGCCCTTGTGCCTTAGGGCTTGCTACGCCTATTGCCATAGTCTGCGCTCTTAGCAAAGGCTCAAAATCTGGAATTCTCATAAAAAATCCAGCCATAATAGAGCTTATTAAAGGCGCAAAAATCGTAGCCTTTGATAAAACCGGCACGCTTACAAAAGGCTCTTTAAGCGTGAGTGCTACGAGCTTAAATGATGATGATTTAAGGCTTGCTGGCTTTTTAAGTAAGGCAAGCTCGCACCCTATCTCAAAGGCAATCAGCAAATACGTGGGCACAAGCAAGGGCGCAAAGGGCATAAAAGAGCTAGCAGGACTTGGCATAGAGTATGAAGAAAACGGCGTTTTAATGCTCTTAGGCAGCATTAAACTACTCCAAAATCACGGCGTAGTTCTAAATGAAAGCCAAAAAGAGCAGATTTTAGCACAAAACGCAGCTTTAGCGCTACTAGCTGTGGGTGGCGAGTATAGGGGCTTTATCGCCCTAAGCGATGAGATCAAAGAAGGCGCAAAAGAGCTAATAAGCAAGCTAAAAGCAAAGGGGCTAAAATGCGTAATGTTAAGTGGAGATAATGAAAAAAATGCTGGGCAAATAAGTAGCAAACTTGGGCTTGATGAGTATTATGCTGGGCTTTTGCCAAACGAGAAAGTAGAGCTTTTAAGGGGCTTTGGGGGGAGTGCTGTTTTTGTAGGTGATGGTATAAATGACGCGCTTGCTATGAAAGAAGCGATGATAGGCGTAGCAATCAGCAATTCAAGCGATATTAGCAAAGATGCTAGCGATATAATCATCATAAAAGATGATATAAAGGCACTCTCAGAGCTTTTTAGCTTAGGGCAAAAAGCGCTAAAAATCATCAAGCAAAATCTCTTTTGGGCATTTTGTTATAACGCTCTTTGTATTCCGCTCGCAGCTGGTGTTTTTGGGGGTGCGGGGGTATTTTTAACCCCAGCTATCGCAGCATTTGCCATGAGTTCTAGCTCAGTAATAGTCGTGCTAAACTCTTTGCGCCTTTTAAGGTAA
- a CDS encoding thioredoxin family protein: MFKFFKKKKLKCACNANETSFEPKSFSGEITSIKVLGTGCCNELNENCKSALKELGLGLEVEYIKDISVIASYGVLSVPALVVNEVVLSAGRALSKSEIKELLSKA; the protein is encoded by the coding sequence ATGTTTAAGTTTTTTAAGAAAAAAAAGCTAAAATGTGCTTGCAATGCTAATGAGACAAGCTTTGAGCCAAAGAGTTTTAGCGGTGAAATAACAAGCATAAAGGTGCTAGGCACAGGCTGCTGTAATGAGCTAAATGAAAATTGCAAATCAGCCCTAAAAGAGCTAGGTTTGGGGCTTGAAGTGGAGTATATCAAGGATATTTCGGTGATTGCTAGCTATGGTGTGCTAAGCGTGCCTGCGCTAGTGGTAAATGAAGTGGTGCTAAGTGCTGGCAGAGCTCTAAGCAAAAGCGAGATAAAAGAGCTTTTAAGCAAGGCGTAG
- a CDS encoding permease: MLHFFLYDSIKIFFLLFVLVFGISYIQSYFPPQRTKEILGSMNGFWGRIFGALLGILTPFCSCSSIPLFIGFCSAGLSIGVTLSFLIMSPMADLASLAILISEFGYKIALAYLLSGLVIAILSGYIIEKLGFVKITAIKATANYTSPSQKERIKEAKNGAKDIIKRVWLYILLGVAIGSFIHNLLPQNLVESVLGADLWYSVLLACVVGIPMYADTFAAIPVALALLEKGAGLGTVLSFLMSVTALSLPSLVMLSKVMSPRLLAAFVITLSLGIILIGYIFNAFAYIFI, encoded by the coding sequence GTGCTACATTTTTTTCTTTATGATAGCATTAAGATTTTTTTCTTGCTTTTTGTGCTTGTTTTTGGCATTAGCTATATCCAAAGCTACTTTCCGCCGCAAAGAACCAAAGAAATCTTAGGTTCTATGAATGGTTTTTGGGGCAGGATTTTTGGGGCTTTGCTGGGGATTTTGACGCCCTTTTGCTCGTGTTCTAGTATTCCGCTTTTTATAGGATTTTGTAGCGCAGGGCTTAGCATAGGCGTTACGCTTAGCTTTCTTATTATGTCGCCGATGGCTGACCTTGCCTCGCTTGCTATTTTAATCAGCGAGTTTGGGTATAAAATCGCCCTTGCGTATTTGCTCTCAGGGCTTGTTATAGCGATTTTGAGCGGATATATCATAGAAAAACTAGGCTTTGTAAAAATCACAGCCATCAAAGCCACAGCAAACTACACGTCCCCAAGCCAAAAAGAGCGCATAAAAGAAGCCAAAAACGGCGCAAAAGACATTATAAAGCGAGTTTGGCTCTATATTTTACTAGGCGTGGCAATAGGTTCTTTTATCCATAATCTCTTGCCCCAAAACCTAGTAGAAAGCGTGCTTGGGGCTGATTTGTGGTATAGCGTGCTACTTGCTTGCGTGGTTGGAATTCCTATGTATGCTGATACTTTTGCGGCTATTCCAGTAGCTCTTGCGCTTTTAGAAAAAGGTGCAGGACTAGGCACAGTGCTTAGCTTTTTGATGAGTGTTACAGCACTTAGTCTGCCTTCGCTTGTGATGCTCTCAAAGGTTATGAGTCCACGCTTGCTAGCAGCTTTTGTGATTACGCTTAGCTTGGGGATTATTCTCATAGGCTATATTTTTAATGCTTTTGCATATATTTTTATTTAA
- a CDS encoding ArsR/SmtB family transcription factor — translation MSIEELAQIAKALSDTNRLNIIKMLTKGRLCACELLEKLEVTQPTLSHHMKILCECGLVFAFKEGKWQHYDINCERFKEFKESINAISCPP, via the coding sequence ATGAGTATAGAAGAACTAGCCCAAATCGCAAAAGCCCTAAGCGACACAAACAGACTAAATATAATAAAAATGCTAACAAAGGGCAGACTTTGCGCTTGCGAGCTTTTAGAAAAGCTTGAAGTAACGCAGCCTACTCTATCTCATCATATGAAGATTTTGTGTGAGTGCGGCTTGGTCTTTGCTTTTAAAGAGGGCAAATGGCAGCACTACGACATAAACTGCGAGCGTTTTAAAGAGTTTAAAGAAAGCATAAATGCGATTTCTTGTCCGCCTTAA
- a CDS encoding cation:dicarboxylate symporter family transporter, with amino-acid sequence MIKVLKNLAFWVVLAIALGIFVGYAFPQIGTLSKFGIDYFIMILKWMVGPIIFLTIISGIVCLESLRDLGSIGLKGFIYFEVVSTAALAVGIFGSLALAPGVGMHLDPSSFDASSVEKFSANSKDVGSVWAILAGAVPKTPLLPYDDLSTLSGFGLVLGVIKNALLALSIVITPFIKANTLQVLFMALISAIALSFAPKKIKDLFIKPIQKAQHWVLKALSIFMWLSPLAAYCAIAYLIGKFGIESLIGMLSLLATMLISSLVFIFVILGVICYLAKVNIFKFMRFIAKEVLVVFATSSSEVALAPLMKKLESAGIHKGCVGVIIPFGYSFNLDCTNIYLSSCVIFLAQAFDIELSFSHLLSILLILMVTSKGAVGVTGSGFVVLAGTLGSMHDVIPVVTVAVLLGVDKFMSEIRAVGNLCGNAVACLIVGIWDKKIDKDKFNYAINHPSEFDFEKLEAKEKA; translated from the coding sequence ATGATTAAAGTATTAAAAAATCTCGCATTTTGGGTCGTTTTAGCAATAGCACTTGGTATTTTTGTAGGATATGCTTTTCCCCAAATTGGCACCCTTAGCAAGTTTGGGATTGATTATTTTATAATGATTTTAAAGTGGATGGTAGGACCAATTATCTTTCTTACTATTATCTCAGGCATTGTGTGTTTAGAAAGCCTAAGAGACCTTGGCAGCATAGGTTTAAAAGGCTTTATTTACTTTGAAGTAGTTAGCACGGCAGCTTTGGCTGTGGGTATCTTTGGCTCGCTGGCGCTTGCCCCTGGTGTGGGTATGCACTTAGATCCTAGTTCATTTGATGCTAGTAGCGTGGAGAAGTTCTCAGCTAACTCAAAAGATGTAGGCTCAGTCTGGGCGATACTAGCAGGCGCTGTGCCAAAAACTCCACTTTTGCCCTATGATGATTTAAGCACGCTTAGTGGCTTTGGCTTGGTGCTTGGGGTGATTAAAAACGCTCTTTTAGCCCTAAGTATCGTTATAACGCCATTTATTAAAGCAAATACGCTTCAAGTGCTTTTTATGGCGTTAATTTCAGCTATTGCGCTAAGTTTTGCGCCAAAGAAAATCAAAGATTTGTTCATAAAGCCGATTCAAAAGGCTCAGCACTGGGTGCTAAAAGCCCTTAGCATATTTATGTGGCTAAGTCCATTAGCGGCGTATTGTGCGATAGCGTATCTTATCGGCAAGTTTGGGATTGAGAGTCTCATAGGTATGCTAAGCCTGCTAGCAACTATGCTAATTTCGTCTTTGGTGTTTATTTTTGTGATACTTGGCGTGATTTGCTACTTAGCTAAGGTAAATATATTTAAGTTCATGCGCTTTATCGCAAAAGAAGTGTTGGTTGTGTTTGCTACAAGTTCTAGCGAAGTAGCCCTTGCGCCACTTATGAAAAAGTTAGAGAGCGCAGGAATTCACAAAGGCTGTGTCGGCGTAATAATACCTTTTGGCTACTCTTTTAACCTAGATTGTACAAATATTTATCTATCATCTTGCGTGATATTTTTGGCTCAAGCTTTTGACATTGAGCTTAGTTTTTCGCATTTGCTTAGCATTTTGCTGATTTTAATGGTTACTAGCAAAGGTGCTGTGGGCGTGACAGGCTCAGGCTTTGTGGTGCTAGCTGGAACGCTTGGTTCTATGCACGATGTCATACCTGTGGTAACTGTGGCAGTGCTGCTTGGGGTTGATAAGTTTATGAGTGAAATACGCGCGGTAGGAAACCTGTGCGGAAACGCAGTAGCCTGCCTAATCGTAGGAATCTGGGATAAAAAGATTGATAAAGATAAGTTTAACTACGCTATAAATCACCCTAGTGAGTTTGACTTTGAGAAACTTGAAGCAAAAGAAAAAGCGTAG
- a CDS encoding carboxymuconolactone decarboxylase family protein produces MKKILAVFAVFGGGVLMSANIEDNTLKAIFENFEKSSKNDSIKAGLSPRQIELSNLAMIIASGSLRLWQERVEKSELKADEIMELLRQSTAYLGMARIREFIFVTSEIYKRKGVKITDFALDSDENRLKNGQNLQIELFGSATTQSMSGDYAQIGRYLSQNCFGDYYTRTEILSLDEREIITFFFLAAQGDTSAQMKAHAKAIFLQGLNKEKLIALINANIALIGYPRSLNATAAVIEASK; encoded by the coding sequence ATGAAAAAGATTTTAGCTGTTTTTGCGGTGTTTGGGGGGGGTGTTTTGATGAGTGCAAATATAGAGGATAACACGCTTAAAGCGATATTTGAAAACTTTGAGAAAAGTAGCAAAAATGATAGCATAAAAGCTGGCCTAAGTCCTAGGCAGATTGAGCTTAGTAATCTAGCTATGATAATAGCATCGGGTTCGCTTAGGCTATGGCAAGAAAGGGTAGAAAAAAGCGAGTTAAAAGCTGATGAGATAATGGAGCTTTTACGCCAAAGCACGGCTTATCTTGGTATGGCTAGGATTAGGGAATTTATCTTTGTTACAAGTGAAATTTATAAGCGTAAAGGGGTTAAAATCACAGATTTTGCCCTAGATAGTGATGAAAATAGACTTAAAAATGGGCAAAATTTACAAATAGAGCTTTTTGGCAGTGCTACTACGCAGAGTATGAGTGGCGACTACGCACAAATCGGCAGGTATTTAAGCCAAAATTGCTTTGGGGATTATTACACTAGAACTGAGATTTTAAGCCTAGACGAGCGTGAGATTATCACATTTTTCTTTTTGGCTGCGCAGGGCGATACCTCAGCACAGATGAAAGCTCACGCAAAAGCTATTTTTCTTCAAGGCTTAAACAAAGAAAAATTAATCGCCCTAATCAACGCAAATATCGCTCTTATAGGCTATCCACGCTCACTAAATGCCACCGCTGCTGTAATAGAGGCTAGCAAATAA
- a CDS encoding MerR family transcriptional regulator has translation MAYTIIEVSQKTGVSPRTLRYWCDNGLFPLVEHSPSGIRYFSKSDIEWVEWVVRFRKMGMSVKRLREYINLAIKGDSTLEIRLVMIKEEKSRILNELDEIKGALDCVDKKIEFYETAIKAKSDPHAKGGKQCE, from the coding sequence ATGGCATACACAATCATAGAAGTCTCACAAAAAACAGGCGTAAGCCCACGCACTTTGCGTTATTGGTGTGATAATGGGCTTTTTCCTTTGGTTGAGCATAGCCCCAGTGGCATTAGGTATTTTAGCAAAAGCGATATAGAGTGGGTAGAATGGGTTGTGCGTTTTCGTAAAATGGGTATGAGCGTTAAACGCCTTAGAGAGTATATAAATTTAGCTATCAAAGGCGATAGCACACTAGAAATTCGCCTAGTGATGATAAAAGAAGAAAAAAGTAGAATTTTAAATGAGCTTGATGAGATAAAAGGTGCGCTTGATTGTGTGGATAAAAAAATTGAGTTCTACGAAACTGCCATAAAAGCCAAAAGCGACCCACACGCCAAAGGTGGCAAACAATGCGAGTGA
- a CDS encoding cyclophilin-like fold protein codes for MRVILSLFCLFSFVLGEKMEIFVIINEQKLKAVLAENSRALALYKELEKGDIIINASDYGGFEKSGKLPSPLPRNDEQITMQPCDIILYSGQTFVLAYDTNSWLLTRLGKLDGIGKDELKKLLGTGDAKIRLSVR; via the coding sequence ATGCGAGTGATTTTATCGCTTTTTTGTCTTTTTAGCTTTGTTTTAGGAGAGAAAATGGAGATTTTTGTTATCATAAATGAGCAAAAGTTAAAGGCTGTTTTGGCTGAAAATAGCCGGGCTTTGGCTCTATATAAAGAGCTAGAAAAAGGTGATATCATCATAAATGCTAGTGATTATGGTGGCTTTGAAAAAAGCGGCAAACTTCCATCGCCATTGCCACGAAATGATGAGCAAATCACAATGCAGCCTTGCGATATAATTCTTTATAGCGGTCAAACTTTCGTATTAGCCTACGATACAAACTCATGGCTCTTAACTCGCCTTGGCAAATTAGATGGCATAGGCAAAGATGAGCTAAAAAAGCTGCTAGGCACAGGTGATGCAAAAATAAGGCTATCTGTAAGATAA
- a CDS encoding RloB family protein, with product MPTKRISKQLEEKTTVLIICEGQKTEPNYFNKLKEKYHLSNIIIPKNTKPSPSSVVRVAMEKQREYKLDAKNSIIYCVFDRDEHKDIDNALDMIKAKSFNAILSSVCFEIWYLLHFEYTTHIFSSFDEIKNRLVKIPSINNYDKEPGDYTEFLNDKNINLAISNAKKLQEYCKNVLEYDTEIEFLRKICKQNLTFTNVNLIVEKMQELSKKLIFKNLLTNSRIR from the coding sequence ATGCCTACAAAAAGAATCTCAAAGCAATTGGAAGAAAAAACCACAGTTCTTATAATTTGTGAAGGTCAAAAGACAGAGCCAAATTATTTTAATAAATTAAAGGAAAAATATCATTTATCAAATATTATAATCCCAAAAAATACAAAACCTAGTCCAAGTAGTGTGGTAAGAGTAGCTATGGAAAAGCAAAGAGAATATAAGTTAGATGCGAAAAATTCTATTATTTATTGTGTTTTTGATAGAGATGAGCACAAAGATATAGATAATGCGCTTGATATGATAAAAGCAAAGAGCTTTAATGCTATTTTATCAAGTGTGTGCTTCGAGATTTGGTATTTGCTACATTTTGAATACACAACTCACATTTTTTCTTCGTTTGATGAAATCAAAAATAGGCTAGTAAAGATTCCTAGTATAAATAATTATGATAAAGAACCAGGTGATTATACGGAATTTTTAAATGATAAAAATATAAACTTGGCAATCAGTAATGCTAAAAAACTTCAAGAGTATTGTAAAAATGTTTTGGAATACGATACAGAAATAGAGTTTTTAAGAAAAATTTGTAAGCAAAATCTTACATTTACAAATGTTAATTTAATAGTGGAAAAAATGCAAGAATTAAGCAAAAAGCTAATATTTAAAAATCTTTTAACGAATTCTAGAATTCGCTAA
- a CDS encoding AAA family ATPase codes for MVKIDNTVKTNRMVPRLLKSVAIYGANAAGKSNIIKAMFVMHKIVISDIQRDGVLYITPFLLGDDDNEPSRFEITFSIDNTMYQYGFSTTKEMIFEEWLLKNTRNKNKILFERIYNKGKGDYAWSSEDKECLEEIEDKKKFTRNNALFLSVSVLLNGKKFLDIYNYIKDNLKIANAKSKYSDGELFTLTKYKNDEYKDKINKFLQVADLDIYDMTIKEKRINTQKYKDEEHNTEIENNLIELIARTNHFKQDNKTIKSFPLESESDGTQEFLKLIGPFIDAMENNYIVVIDELEAHLHPKIAQFIVDMFNSQEVKNESCAQLIFTTHNTNLLNKNIFRKDQIYFCEKQNKATKLYSLFDFKTTNDNWELNYLLGRYGGIPNITNFVY; via the coding sequence ATGGTAAAAATAGACAATACGGTAAAAACAAATAGAATGGTGCCAAGATTATTAAAAAGCGTGGCTATATATGGGGCTAATGCTGCTGGAAAGTCTAATATAATAAAAGCAATGTTTGTTATGCACAAGATCGTCATTTCCGATATACAAAGAGATGGTGTTTTATATATCACTCCTTTTTTGCTTGGTGATGATGATAATGAGCCAAGTAGGTTTGAGATAACTTTTTCTATTGATAATACTATGTATCAGTATGGTTTTAGCACTACAAAAGAAATGATTTTTGAAGAATGGCTTTTAAAAAATACAAGAAATAAAAATAAAATTTTGTTTGAAAGAATATATAATAAGGGAAAAGGCGATTATGCATGGAGTAGCGAAGATAAAGAGTGCTTAGAAGAAATAGAAGATAAGAAAAAATTTACGAGAAACAATGCTTTATTCTTATCTGTTTCTGTCTTATTAAACGGTAAAAAATTTTTAGATATTTATAACTACATAAAAGATAATTTAAAAATTGCCAACGCTAAATCTAAATATAGCGATGGTGAATTATTTACTTTAACCAAATATAAAAACGATGAATATAAAGATAAAATAAATAAGTTTTTACAAGTGGCAGATTTAGATATATATGACATGACTATAAAGGAAAAAAGAATAAATACTCAAAAATACAAAGACGAAGAGCATAATACAGAAATAGAAAATAACCTGATTGAGTTAATTGCTAGAACTAATCACTTTAAGCAAGATAATAAAACCATAAAATCTTTCCCGCTAGAAAGTGAATCAGATGGAACGCAAGAATTTTTAAAGCTTATCGGCCCATTTATAGATGCCATGGAAAATAATTATATAGTAGTAATTGATGAGCTTGAAGCACATCTACACCCAAAGATAGCACAATTTATAGTAGATATGTTTAATAGCCAAGAAGTAAAAAATGAAAGTTGCGCACAGCTTATTTTCACTACGCATAATACAAATCTTCTTAATAAAAATATTTTTAGAAAAGATCAAATATATTTTTGTGAAAAACAAAATAAGGCTACAAAATTATATTCGTTATTTGATTTTAAAACAACAAATGATAATTGGGAATTAAATTATTTGCTTGGCAGATATGGTGGAATTCCAAATATAACAAATTTTGTATATTAA